The region AGCCAGTCGGCGAACACCGGCAGGATCCGCGACGGACGCAGTTCGCCGAGCTCGGACAGCAGGCATGCGCCCGCCGCATCGTGCTTGCCGAGCACGCGCGGGCGCGCGCCGTCCGCGCGGTTGTACAGGTAGTCCTTGATCTGCTGCTCGATGACGGGACCTTTCTCCTCGATCACCAGCACTTCGGCGAGCCCGTCGACGAAGGTTTCGATGCGCGTCATTTCGAGCGGATACGACAGGCCGACCTTGTAGATCCGCACGCCGGCCGCGTCGAGGTCGTCGACCGTCAGGTCGAGGCGGCGCAGCGCTTCCATCAGGTCGAGGTGCGCCTTGCCGCAGGTAACGATGCCGACGTTCGCGCGCGCGCTCGGCGCGATCCACTTGTCGATGCTGTTGGTGCGCGCGAAATGGCGCACCGCGTCGAGCTTCGCGGCGAGGCGCGCCTCGATCGTCAGGCTCGGCAAGTCGGGCCAGCGATTGTGCAGCCCGCCCGCGGGCGGCGTGAAGCCCGGCGGCGCCGGCCATTGCGTTTGCAGCGCGTCGAGATCGACGGTCGAGCCGGACTCGACGGTCTCCGAGATCGCCTTGAAGCCGACCCATGCGCCCGAGAAGCGCGACAACGCCCAGCCGTACAGGCCGAATTCGAGCATGTCGGCGATGTTCGACGGGTTCACGACCGGCATGTGCCACGCGATCATCGCGAAGTCGCTCTGGTGCGGCATCGACGACGACACGCAGCCGTGGTCGTCGCCCGCCACCACGAGCACGCCGCCGTGCGGCGACGAACCGTACGCGTTGCCGTGCTTGAGCGCGTCGCCCGCGCGGTCGACGCCCGGGCCCTTGCCGTACCACATCGCGTACACGCCATCGACGGTGCGCTCCGGGTCGGCCTCGACGCGCTGCGTGCCGAGCACCGCGGTGCCGCCGAGTTCCTCGTTGATCGCGGGCAGGAAGCGCACGCCGCCGGCATCGAGCAGTTTCTTCGCCTTCCACAGCTGTTGATCGACCATCCCGAGCGGCGAGCCGCGATAGCCGCTGACGAAGCCGGCCGTGTTCAGGCCCTGCGCGGTGTCGGATGCGCGCTGCATCAGCAGCAGCCGGATCAGCGCCTGCGTGCCGGTCAGGAAGATTCGGCCGCGCGTAGCGGTCAGGTTGTCGGTCAGACGGTAGTCGGACAGGGCGGGCGTGCCGTCGACTGGCAGGCGGGCGGTCATGGGGATGTCTCCTGATTGTGCTGTTCTGGGGCCGCGCGCTGCGGCGTCGGGCGACGCCGGCCGGTGCAGCCGGATGACTCTATTCTTTCGCGGCAACACGAGAAAGTTTTTTCTCATCTTGCTCGGGACGCCGCGTAGTGAGAAAAACCACGCAGGTTTTGCGGCGAAATTGAGAGAGTTTTCGCGGGAGGTCGCGGGAGCTGTTCGGGGTATTCCGGGATGAGCGGGCACGTTGCTTCGAAACGGCCGCGATGCGCCGGACGCAGATCGAGAGCGCGGCGGCGGGCGCCCGCGGCCCGCGCGACAAGGGTTCGGGCGGCGAAACGCGCCCGTCCTCACCGGTGAAATGCACAGCGTTCCGATTGGTCGAGGGTGCCGGATGTCCACAATGCCGCGGCTGCGGGCAGCTGGCGAGCATGCTCACCATTCGATCGCACAGCGTTTCGAGTCGCGTCCGGCGCCGGATGTCCACACCTCGCCCTGTCTGCTGTCCGGGCGGATGCAGTCGCTCACCGTCGAAATCCACAGTGTGACGAGTCGATGTCGGCGAGAGATATCCACACAGCCCGACTCCTGCGCGCCGGCGCAGCCTTCGCCCTCACCGTCCGGATGCACAGGTTCGCGAGTCGATTCGGCAGCGGGATATCCACACTGCGGTGTGCGTCGTCGCTATCCCGGCGGCCGTCCGGCCGTCGCGACAATGCAGGCGCGCGTTCGGCGGCCGAATGCCGGGTGCGCCGGCACGGGTGTGGATATCGCCGCCATCGGACACTCAAAACCCTGTGCTTTTCGATGGTGAGCATCGGCATGCAATCGAACGAGAACACCGGTTTGGATGTGGATAGCCCGCCGCGCGACGACTCGAAACACTGTGAATCCCGATGGTGAGCGACAACCCCCGAGCAAACGAGCGCGCCGATCCGTGCGCACACAACAACTCCAAACACTGTGACTTCCTATGGTGAGCGACAATCCGGCGATCGAACGACGGCATCGATGAGGGTGTGGAAAGCACGACCAACAACCACTCGCAACGCTGTGAAATTCAACGGTGAGCGTCTGAACGGAATCGCGCCAAAGTGCCACGTTGGGCGTAATCGACAGCGCCCTCAAACGCGCAGAGGGCCGAGCATCCTGGTTCGCGCCGGCACGGCGGAGCAGCACGCCGGCGCCCTCACCGATGAAATCCACAGCGCGTCGACTGCTTTCGGTGACCGGATATCCACACCGCGGCCGGCGCTCGGGCGATACACGCGATCACGAGTGCGGTTAGAATGCGCGACCCTCGAAGCCGTGACGAACATCGCCAGCCGACGCGCAAACCAGCACCCGGTTCGACCGGGCGCCGACGCTCACCATTGAAATACACAGCGCTTCGAGTGATTGCCGCGGCAGGATATCCACACCGCGATCCGCGTACGAATCTAGCGCCGCTTTGCGCGCGCTGTTGGAATGCGCGGCGCACTCCGGATTTCGCGCCCCGCCCGGAAGTCCGCGCGGGGCAAGCGTCCCGCGCGCTTGATCGGCGGCGCTCACCGTTCAAGCGCACAGCGTTTTTCGTCGGCGGGGGCGCGGTTATCCACACCCTGCACCGCGCGTCCGGCCGCAGGCGCGCTCTCACCGGTGAAATGCACAGCGTGTCAAGTGGTTGCGAGACCGGGATATCCACAACCGGCACGCACAAGGATGTCGCGCCGCCGCTATGGGCGCGCGAAGAGATCCGCACCTCTGCGCGCTCGCGCAAATCGGCTGGCGTTCGCACGACCGGAGCTGCAACACGTTCATCGAAGTCGATTCGATGATCCTGATTGCCCGCGGTCGACAACAGTAGCGCCCCGTTCGCCGAAATGGGCGCCATGCTGCTCGATGCGGGCGGCGCAACACGCCCGGAAGCAGCGCGAAGTCAGCCTGATGCCGCGCGCTCACCATTCGATTTCACAGCGTTTCGAGTGAATGGCGCGCCGAGTTGTCCACATTCGCTGTCCGCACACGGCATCAGGCAAACGCGTCACTCCGCGATCGAGCGGATCACTCGCGCAGGATTTCCCGCGACCAGCGTATTCGGCGGAACGTCTTTCGTCACGACGGAACCGGCGGCGATCACCGCGTTCTCGCCGACCGTCACGCCGCCGATGATCGTCGCGCCCGCGCCGATCCACACGTTGTTTCCGATCGCGATTGGCCGCGCAACGACCGCATCACGCCGGCGGGACGGTTCGATCGGATGCCCGGACGTGATGAGGCTCACGTTCGGCCCGATCATCACATCATCGCCGATATCGAGTCCGCCGAGGTCATAAAACGTGCAGTTCTGGTTGACGAACACGTTGCGGCCGACCCGCATATCGGCGCCGCCCGTCGCGTAGAACGGCGGAATCAGCAGGAAGCCGCCATCCATCGGCTTGCCGATCAGTTCGCCGAACAGCGCGCGGACTTCGTCCGCATCGTCGAACGTCAAACGGTTGAGTCTGGCAGTGATTGCCATCGTCCGCGCGAGCTCGGCGCGCATCGCGGCCGATTCGGGTGTTCGCCGCGGAACGACGGTGATGCGATCGTCGTGTGTCATTCGTTGCTCCTTTCCGTGCACGGCTTACCCACCGATAGTCATTAAATGACTAGTTATATGAAGAACTACGACTGAACGGTGCTGCGGTCGAGATGCGCGGAATGCCCGCTGCCGCAACCGTCACATGACCAGCGATGTCTGGACGCATGCCACGCGGCACCGCTTCCCTATTTCCCCTGTCCGAACCGTTGCCGCGCGAGTACGCTTGAGCATCGACCGAACCGACACGCACTGACAACGCGGAGGCGCGATGAAGCTCTACTACTGGCCCAAGACCCGGGCGTTCCGGGCGCTATGGATGCTCGAGGAAATCGGCGCCGTCTACGAACTCGTGCCGATCGACCTGCGCTCGCACGAACAGGGCAGTGACGCGTTCGTCCAGGTCAATCCGATGGCCAAACTGCCCGCGCTCGACGACGGCGGCGAACCGTTTGCCGAATCGGGCGCCGTGCTGCTCTATCTCGCCGATCGCTGCGCGGGCGCGGGGCTCGGCATCGCGCCGGACGATCCGCTGCGCGGCCGCTTCCTGCAGTGGATGTTCTTCAC is a window of Burkholderia latens DNA encoding:
- a CDS encoding sugar O-acetyltransferase: MTHDDRITVVPRRTPESAAMRAELARTMAITARLNRLTFDDADEVRALFGELIGKPMDGGFLLIPPFYATGGADMRVGRNVFVNQNCTFYDLGGLDIGDDVMIGPNVSLITSGHPIEPSRRRDAVVARPIAIGNNVWIGAGATIIGGVTVGENAVIAAGSVVTKDVPPNTLVAGNPARVIRSIAE